In Pseudomonas coleopterorum, the genomic window ACACCTCAAGCTTGGCACGGACCTTCGCCGGTCCTCCCACCACCGCCAGGCCCAGAAAGTCCCCGACCGCAGCCTTTTCATGGGGCAACCACAATCCTTCCATGCTCTTGACCGGTGGCTGCTGCACCAGGGTCTGGCCGCGCATAAGGTTGAGAATACGCTGGTAGACCGAAGTGGCCAGGTAGTCGGCGTGCTCGTCGCTGTCGGCGGCCACCAATGGCACACCCAACATCACATACGGCTTGTCCAATACCTCGGAAGGCTGGAAATGGGCGCGATAGACACGAATAGCCTCATGCATGTAACGCGGCGCGAAATGCGAAGCGAAGGCATAGGGAAGGCCATACATGCCTGCCAATTGGGCGCTGAACAGGCTCGATCCCAGCAGCCAGATGGGCACGTTGGTCCCGCTGCCCGGCACGGCGATCACTTTCTGATCAGGAGTACGAGGCCCCAGGTAGGCCATCAGCTCGCGAACGTCGTCGGGAAAATCGTCGGCACTGCCAGAGCGTTCACGGCGCAGCGCGCGCGCGGTCATCTGGTCCGACCCAGGCGCGCGGCCTAGGCCCAGGTCGATGCGTCCCGGGTACAGACTTTCCAGCGTGCCGAATTGTTCGGCGATCACCAGCGGCGCATGGTTGGGCAACATCACCCCGCCCGAGCCCACCCGGATCGAGGACGTGCCACCGGCCAGATAGCCCAGCAGCACGGAGGTCGCCGAGCTGGCGATACCGTCCATGTTGTGGTGCTCGGCCACCCAGAAGCGGTTGTAGCCCCAGGTTTCGGCATGGCGCGCCAGATCCAGGGCATTGTGCAGCGACCGTGCCGGGCCATGGTCGGCACGTACGGGCACAAGGTCGAGGACGGAGTATTTCGTATCGGTCAAAACGGTCATGATCAATGGCATCCTGTGGGTATGTGGCAGGTGGGATGCCCCGCGCATCTTTGCTACCGAATGTTTATTTCTTATGAATAGTCAGTATGGGCATCTTGCCCGGATTCAATAGCCAGCTGTCCGAATCGCGCTGAACTTGCCCAGCGCCCTGCCCTCTGAACACATGACACCGCGCGAACCCGTCGCGCCCATCATGGAGGCTTTTATGAGCATCAAGAAAACCGCATCTGCTGTCTGGAAAGGCGATCTGAAAACCGGTAAGGGCGAGATTTCCACTCAGAGCGGCGCTCTGAAAAGCAATCCCTACGGCTTCAACACCCGTTTCGAAGGCCAGCCGGGCACCAATCCGGAAGAGTTGATCGGCGCAGCGCATGCAGGCTGTTTCTCCATGGCATTCTCGATGATTCTGGGCGGCGAAGGCTTCACCCCCGATGAAATCAAGACCTCCGCCGAAGTCAGCCTGGACAAGGAAGGCGAAGGTTTTGCAATCACCGCCATCAAGCTGACCATGTCGGCCAAGATCCCGAACATCGACCAGGCCAAGTTCGAAGAGCTGGCCAACAAGGCGAAGGAAGGCTGCCCGGTATCGAAAGTACTGAACGCCGACATCACCCTGAGCGCCACCCTGGAATCTTGAGGTAGCGTGCGCCCGGTTGCCTTACACTGCCCCCTCACCAGGAGAATCGAGTCATGAAGCAATTGATTTTGGCGATGGCGTGCAGTGTGTTGGCAACCACGGCGTTGGCAGCACCCAAGCCATGTGAGGATTTGAAGGCTGAAATCGAGGCCAAGATCCAGGCCCAGAGTGTCACGTCGTACACACTGGAAATTGTCGACAACCTCGATGCCAAGGACCCGAATATGGTCGTGGGCACTTGCGACAATGGTACGCGCAAGATCGTCTATCAGAAAAACGACGACTGATTGCGCTGCGGTGCAATCACGCCATGGCGCTCAAGCAGCCGCTCAGGGAATGCAGTGAATGGCCCGGTCCTCGGCCACGATCTGCCGGCTTGAGTCGTACAGTCGCGCACTGGCCTGCATGGCGATCGCCCTACCCTCCAGACGATAACGTTCACCTGGCTTGAAGCTGTCATAGCGCACGGTCAGGTAACAGGTTCGGTCATACGGGTCGTTGATCAGCCCACCCCCCGCATAGATCTCGTAATCGAAGCGCACTTCCAGTTCATGACTTCCGGGTTCCACCTGGAAATAGCGCCCGTCATTGAGCTTGCGTCCATCCAGGCTCTCGGCCATGACCAGACGGCCGGTGGTAGTGAACATGTCGATCCACGCCTTGCCTGGATCCACTGTGGGCAACGGCGGGTTGGCGCAGCCAGCGAGCGTGGCGAAGGTCAACAGGGCGAGCACGGCGCGCATGGGAGTTCCTTGGCTGCAGAGAACCATCGGTAAGACGAGTACCGAGTCTAGAAGCTTTGTGCCGACGGCGCGAGTCGGCGCCGTCAGTGGTTATACCGGGTGAGCGGTGCTCAAGTGCTCTGACAGCCCGCAGGTTGGGCCTGGCCGACCAGCTTGCGCTGCTCGTCGTAGAGTCTGGCCCAGGGGCTGAAGCCAACGCTGCCCGCTTCCAGGAAATAGCGTTGGCCCGCATCGAAGCTTGCGTAGGTGACGTTCAATTCACAATTACGCCACAGCGGTGCGGGCACCGGGCCGATGTTGGTTGGCTCTACGGGAAATTGCAGGCGTACGGTCAGCTCATGGCGGCCGGGCTCGACTTCGAAATAACGCGTGTCGGTCCATTCCTTCTCGTCGACCTGGGTCGCGTGCAGGGCGTTGTGATCGTCGGCCGCAAGATCGATCCAGGCCTGGTTGGGATCCGGGTCGGGCAGTCCGGCACAGCCGGCAAGCGTCAGCAGGCTGCCAGCAATGATCAATGCGCGCATGGAATTCTCCTCATGGGATCGTAAGATGCAGGGTCAGCGCCGATAACACCTGCTCGCTGGCGGGCCTGGCCATGGAAAACCACATGCATGAATTCGTTGTTGTTCGTCGTTCCATTCTTGCCGCACTCGACCGCGGTTTGCGCCTGTTTGTTCCCCTGTGCCTGCTGTTCCTGCTCAACGGTTGCAGCAGCGCGGGCTATTACGGCCAGTTGATGCAGGGCCAGTGGCAGCTGTTGCAGGCACGCGAGCCGGTGGCGCAGATCCTTGCCGATCCGTCGCGCGACCCGCGGCTGCGCGAGCAATTGCAGCGTGCCCAGGCGGCCCGCGACTTCGCCAGCGAGCACTTGCATCTGCCGGACAACCGCAGCTATCGCCTGTACGCCGACATCGGTCGGCCATTGGTGGTGTGGAACGTGTTCGCCACACCGGAGTTTTCCTTGGCGCCGTTGACTCATTGCTTCCCCATTGCCGGTTGCGTGGCTTATCGCGGTTACTACAGTCAGTCCGGTGCTCGGGGCGAAGCGGCGTTGCAGAAGCTGGCGGGCCGGGATGTGTATGTCGGTGGCGTCGAGGCCTACTCGACCCTGGGCTGGTTCGACGATCCGATTCTCAACACCATGCTCGGTTGGGGCGACGAGCGTCTGGCTACGCTGATCTTCCACGAGCTGGCGCATCAGCGTGTGTATGTGAAAGACGACACCGAGTTCAACGAGTCCTTCGCCACCTTCGTCGAGCAGGAAGGCACCCGGCAGTGGCGTGCCCAGCGAGGCTTGCCGCCGGTGGCAAGCACGCTGGTGGCGCAACGTGACCAGTTCACCGCATTGGTGCTCGCGACCCGCGAACGCTTGGCTGCGCTGTACGCCCAACCGTTATCCGCGCAAGCCATGCGCACGGGCAAGGCTGCCGAGTTCGAGCGCCTGCGCCGCGAGTATCGCCAACTGCGCGATGGGCCTTGGCAGGGAGACAGGCGTTTCGATGCCTGGATCAACGGGCCGATGAACAATGCCAAGCTGCTGCCGTTTGGCCTGTACGACCAGTGGGTGCCGGCGTTCGCGGGTTTGTTCCGGCAGGTCGCTGGCGATTGGCGCGCCTTTTATGATCGGGCGGCGGCACTGGGCAAGTTACCGATGGACGAGCGCAGAGCTGAGTTGGCGCGGTTGGGTGGGTAGTTTTGCGGTGCCCTTTCGGGCCTATTCGCGGCCACTGGCCGCTCCTACAGGGTTGCGAGAAGTCTTGTGTAGGAGTGGTCAGTGGCCAAGAATGCCCCGCATCGTTACCGACTCATCCTGCGCCTTGCAGGAACGCCTCATGCAGCGCCTGCAACGTGTCGAAATGATACGTCGGGTTCTCCAGGACCAATTCCTCCCGCGAACCGAAACCATAGCCCACCGCCGCGCAATCCAGACCATTGCGGCGGGCACCGATCAGGTCGTGCTTGCGGTCGCCGACCATCAGGGTCTGGGCAGGGTCCAGCTTTTCCTGTTCCACGATGTAGGCAATCAGCTGCACCTTGTCGGTCCGCGTGCCATCCAGTTCGCTGCCGTAGATGACCTTGAAGTGCCTGGCGAAATCGAAGTGCCGGGCGATCTCCCGGGCGAATTCCCAGGGTTTTGAAGTGGCGATGTACAGATGCCGGCCTTGTCCCTGAAGGGTTTCGAGCAGTGCAATGACACCGGCGAAGATCTGGTTTTCGTACAGGCCGGTGACGCGGAAGCGTTCGCGGTAGAAATTCACCGCCTGCCAGGCGCGGGCCTCGTCGAAGCCGTAGGCGTGCATGAACTGCTCGAGCAATGGCGGACCGATGAAGTGTTCCAGGTTGCGCAGGTCGGGTTCGTCGATGCCCAGCTTGGCCAAGGCATACTGAATGGAGCGGGTGATGCCCTCGCGCGGGTCGGTCAAGGTGCCGTCGAGGTCGAACAGAATGTTTTGATAGTGCACGGAATCAGTCCTTGTCGAAGCCTTCGGCCAGGTGTTGGTCCTTGAGCTTCACGTAGTTGCCAGCGGTGTAGGTGAAGAACGCACGTTCCTTGTCCGTCAGCGGCCGGGCTTGCCTGGCCGGACTGCCGACGTACAGAAAGCCGCTCTGCAGGCGTTTGCCCGGTGCTACCAGGCTGCCTGCGCCGATGATCACGTCGTCTTCCACCACCGCGCCGTCCATGACGGTACTGCCCATGCCGACCAGAATGCGATTGCCCAGGGTGCAGCCGTGGAGCATGACTTTGTGTCCAATGGTGACATCATCGCCGATCAGCAGCGGGAAACCGTCCGGATTGAAAGGACCGGCATGGGTGATGTGCAGCACGCTGGCATCCTGCACGCTGGTGCGCTTGCCGATGCGGATCCGGTGCATGTCGCCGCGGATCACGGTCAGCGGCCAGACCGAGCTGTCGGTGCCGATCTCGACGTCGCCGATCACCACCGCCGAGCGGTCGACGAAGGCGCGTTCGCCCAGGCGCGGCGTATGCTGCTGGAAATTGCGAATGGCCACGATAGGCATCCTCTGTGTTGTCGATAGCTGCGGTGAGTCGTAATTGTAATTAAGATGTCCCAGTGTTTCTTCATAGCCAAGGTGTTTAACCGTGAGCGCGAATCCCCTTCTGCAGTCCTACGACCTGCCGCCGTTCTCGGCGATCCGTGCCGAGCACGTACAACCGGCGATTGAACAGATCCTGGCCGACAACCGCGCGGCCATTGCCCACATTCTGCAAACCCAGGGCAGCCAGCCTACCTGGGCCGGCCTGGTGCTGGCCATGGACGAGCTGAACGACCGCCTGGGCGCTGCCTGGAGCCCGGTCAGCCACCTCAACGCCGTGTGCAACAGCGCCGAACTGCGCCAGGCCTATGAGGCCTGCCTGCCGGCGCTCAGTGCCTACTCCACCGAGCTGGGCCAGAACCGCGAGCTGTTCCAGGCCTTCGAAACCCTGGCCAACAGTCCTGAAGCCGCGGGCTTCGACGTTGCCCAGAAGACCATTCTGGAGCATTCGCTGCGCGACTTCCGACTGTCCGGTATCGATCTGCCGGTGGATCAGCAGCAGCGCTATGCCCAGGTGCAGAGCAAGCTGTCGGAGCTGGGCAGCCGTTTCTCCAACCAACTGCTCGACGCCACCCAGGCCTGGACCAAGCACGTCACCGACGAAACGGCCCTGGCCGGGCTGACCGATTCGGCCAAGGCGCAAATGGCGGCCGCAGCCCAGGCCAAAGGTCTGGACGGCTGGCTGATCAGCCTTGAGTTCCCCAGCTATTACGCCGTCATGACCTACGCTCAAGACCGCGCCCTGCGTGAAGAAGTCTACGCAGCCTATTGCACCCGCGCCTCGGACCAGGGCCCCAATGCCGGCCAGAACGACAACGGCCCGGTGATGCGCGAAATCCTCGACCTGCGTCAGGAATTGGCCGAGCTGTTGGGCTATGCCAGTTATTCGGAATTGAGCCTGGCCACCAAGATGGCCGAGTCGACCGATCAGGTGCTGACCTTCCTGCGTGACCTGGCCCAGCGCAGCAAGCCGTTCGCGGCCCAGGACCTGGAGCAGCTGCGCGCCTATGCCGCCGAACAGGGCTGTGCCGACCTGCAAAGCTGGGACAGCGGTTTCTATGGGGAAAAACTGCGTGAGCAGCGCTACAGCGTTTCTCAGGAAGCACTGCGCGCCTACTTTCCGATCGACAAGGTCCTGAGCGGCCTGTTCGCCATTGTGCAGCGCCTGTACGGTATCGAGATCGCCGAGCAGAAAGGTTTCGACACCTGGCACCCTGACGTGCGCCTGTTCGAGATCAAGGAAAACGGCCAGCATGTGGGCCGCTTCTTCTTCGACCTGTACGCCCGCGCTAACAAGCGTGGCGGCGCCTGGATGGACGGCGCCCGCGACCGCCGTCGCACCGAGAATGGCGAGCTGCAGAGCCCGGTGGCCAACCTGGTGTGCAACTTCACCCCGGCCGACGCCGGCAAACCGGCGCTGCTGACTCACGACGAAGTCACCACGCTGTTCCACGAGTTCGGCCACGGCCTGCACCACCTGCTGACGCGCGTCGAGCACGTCGGCGTGTCGGGTATCAACGGCGTGGCGTGGGATGCGGTCGAGCTGCCCAGCCAGTTCATGGAAAACTGGTGCTGGGAGCCCGAAGGCCTGGCCTTGATCTCGGGTCACTACGAAACCGGCGAGCCGCTGCCTCAGGACCTGCTGGAAAAGATGCTGGCGGCGAAAAACTTCCAGTCTGGCCTGATGATGGTCCGCCAGATCGAGTTCTCGCTGTTCGACTTCGAGCTGCATGCCTCCCATGGCGATGGCCGCAGCGTGATGGAAGTGCTGGACGGTGTGCGTGACGAGGTTTCGGTCATGCGTCCGCCGGCCTACAACCGCTTTCCCAACAGCTTCGCGCACATCTTCGCCGGCGGCTACGCGGCGGGCTATTACAGCTACAAGTGGGCCGAAGTGCTGTCGGCCGATGCGTTCAGCAAGTTCGAGGAAGACGGCGTGCTCAATGCCGACACCGGTCGTGCTTTCCGCGAAGCCATTCTGGCGCGGGGCGGATCGCAGGCCCCGATGGTGTTGTTCGTCGACTTCCGCGGTCGCGAGCCGTCCATCGATGCCCTGTTGCGCCATAGCGGTCTGAGCGAGGAAGCGGCGGCATGATCACCAAGAAACGCTTCATCGCCGGGGCCGTCTGCCCGGCCTGTAGCGAGCCGGACAAGCTGATGATGTGGAGCGTCGACGAGGTCCCCCATCGCGAGTGCGTGGCCTGTGGGTACAGCGACACGCTCAATGCGCAGGGCCAGTCGGTGCCCAGCGAACTGGGCACGCGGGTCAACAAGGTGGCCGTCAAGGTCGCCCGGCCCACCTCGCAACCGGTGCAGTTCTTCCCCAACCCCAAGCTCAAGAAACCTTGAGCCAGGCCTGCCGTCGATTTGCCGCAAGGGCAGGTCGACGGCAATAGCCGGCTACCACTTCACAGGTTGTTCGCCTTCCTAGACTGGCTCGCCACTCAGGCGTCACTCAAGGAATCGAACATGACCACCGCACCCTCGTCGGTACTCCCTGCGCTTCTTGCCGACAACCCCTTGCTGGGCAACCACGAGATAGTCCCCTATCACCTCATCAAGGCCGAACACGTCGAGCCGGCCATCACCCATGTGATCGAAAGCAACTTGCGTCAGCTGGCGCAACTGCTCCCCGAGCAGCTCGAATCACCCACGTGGGAAGGCTTGGTCAAGCCACTGGAAGACATGCATCAGCGCCTGCTGGCGGTTCTGCAACCCGAGCAGTTGCTCAGTCGGCATCACCATCTGGCGGTGATCGAGGCTTATGCGAAATGCCGCGAGCGGGTACAGGCCTATGAGTCGGCCATCAAGCACAACCGCACGGTGCAGGCCGCCTTGCAACTGCTGCAGCAAAGCCCGCAGGCCCTGGAGTTCGATGAGACCCAGCAGGCGGCATTGAACCAGGCCCTGCGCGCCACGCGATTGGCCGGGGTGGGCACCCAGCGTCCCACGCAGATACGCATCGAACGCCTGCATGTAGAACTGGAAGGCTTGTACCAGACCTTCGCCGACAACCTGAATGCGGCCAGCCAGGGCTGGACCCTGGCCATCGATGACGAAACTGCCCTGGCGGGCATCGCCCCTGCCGTACGCGCCAGCATGGCCCAACGGGCACGCGAGGCCGGCCTTTCCGGTTGGCTGCTCACCCTGGAACTGCCGCTGGTGCTGGCGGTGGCGAGCCAGGCTCACGACCGCTCGCTGCGCGAACAGGTGTACAAGGCTTTCTACACCCAGGCCTCGGACCAGGGCCCGCGTGCCGGGGAGCAGGATAACGGGCCCGTGCTGCAACGCATCCTCGCGGCCCGTGCCGAGTTGGCCGAAGCGAGTGGGTATCGCAGCTACGCCTCGCTGGCCCAAGCCACGCGCATGTTCGACGAAGCCGCCGACGTGGAGCAGTTGCTGCTGCAACTGATCGACAAGGTCCGTCCGGCGGCGCAGGCCGAATTCGCGCCCGTGCAAGAGCTGGCTTCATTGTTTGGTGTGAAATCGCTGAAGGCGTGGGACTGGGATTACTACCGGGAAAAATACCAGCAGATCCACCACGGCGTGACCGAGCTCAAGGTGCGCGAATATTTCCCCATGCAGGCGGTGATGGACGGCATGCAACACCTGCTCGCCCAACTGTTCGACGTACAGTGGCTCGAATGCCCCCCAGCACCACGCCAACCTGCCTCGGTGCGCCTGTTCCGCCTCAGCGAAGGGGATCAGGTGCTGGGTTACATTTACCTGGACCTGCACACCCGGCCGAAGAAGCGCGCGGGCGCCTGGATGGAGGCTCTGCGTGACCGCCACCGCTTCGCCGACGGACGCCTGCAACTGCCGATTGCCCATGTGGGCTGTGATTTCGCTGCCCAGACACCAGAGTTTCCCTGCCTTTTGAGCCTGGGCGATATCCAGACGTTTTTCCACGAACTGGGCCATGCGTTGCACCATGTGCTGACGCGCATCGATCACGGCAGCGTGTCCGGCATCAAGGGCGTGGCCGAAGATGCGGTGGAACTGCCCAGCGGCGTGTTCGAACACTGGGCCATGCAGCCGGAAATCCTGCAGTCGTTGTCGCGCCATCATCGGACCGGCGAGCAGATCGGCAGCGCTTTCGTCGAACAGGCGCTCGCAGCCCAGGCCCGCTTCCGGGCTCAGGCGCTGTTGTGGCAGCTCGAATACGCCCTGGTGGACTATCGCCTGCACAGCACGAGCGATGGCCTGTCGGCGCAACAGATCGGCGAGCAGGTGCTGGAGAAGACCCAAGTGGTCCGCCATCCACCCTATGTGCGTTGGCTCAACACCTTCGCTCATTTGTTCACCAATGAAGACTATGCGGCCGGGTATTACACCTATGTCTGGTCGCAGGTGCTCGCAGCTCATCTGTTCACTCGTTTCAAACGCGAAGGATTGTTGGCGAATCGGGCCGGTAAGGATTTCCAACGCCTGATTCTGGCATCGGGCGGGACTCGGCCCTTCGCCGAACTGGTGGAAAGCTTCGCCGGGAGCAAGCCGGGTGTCGAGGCATTGCTGGCAGATCTGGGGATCGAGGCTTGACCTGTTCGAGCAGATGCATCGAGCCAACCGATACACTGCAAGACTGAAACCGGTTTCATTTGCCGTCACAAATAGATACATTTGTCGGTTGAAGCGCCAGGGCGGCATTTTGCCGCGCCTGGCTTCGTGCCGAATGTGTCGCGTCTGCGCCTTCCACAAAGCATCACCCGCCTCTGGCCGCGTGGTGCAACGAACACGTACCGCTGAGCTGCGCATCGATAAAAACCGTATCGAACAGCTGATGAGAACCCTGATGTCCGAGCAAGAAAACAACCCGCGCCGGGATTTTCTGCGCAAAACACTGACCTTGATTCCGGTGGTGACCGTTGCCAGTAGCGGCCTGGGCCTCGGCGCCCTGACGGCCGATGCCCAGGCGGATACGCGGGCCGCGCCGCCTGCGCCGGTGCCAAGCGCCGATTACCAGCCGTCGTTTTTCACCGCTGAAGAGTGGGCTTTCGTACAGGCCGCGGTGGCTCGGCTGATTCCAGCGGATGACCTGGGCCCCGGTGCCCTGGAAGCCGGCGCAGCGGAATTCATCGATCGGCAGATGAACACCCCGTATGCCACGGGGGCATTGTGGTACATGCAAGGTCCATTCGTGACCGATGCCCCGCCCCAGATGGGCTATCAACTGCAGCTGGTGCCCCAGCAGATCTACCGCCTGGGCATTGCCGCCACTGATGCCTGGTGCAAGGCTCAATCGGGCAAAGTGTTCGCTGAGCAAGACAGCGCTACCCAAGACCGTGTTCTTAGCAAGATCGAGGCAGGAGAGCTGGTTTTCGACGAACTGCCCGCCACTGCCTTCTTCAGTCTGATCCTGCAGAACACCCGTGAAGGCTTCTTCTGTGACCCCGTGCACGGCGGCAACAAGGGCATGGTCGGCTGGACCCAGATCGGTTTTCCGGGCGCACGCGCCGACTTCATGGATTGGGTGGAGCGCAACGAGCAATACCCCTTCCCCGCTGTATCGATTCGCGGCGAGAGGGCCTGACATGACAACGGTAATGAAGAAAGTCGACGCGGTCATCGTCGGGTTCGGCTGGACGGGCGCGATCATGGCCAAGGAACTCACCGAGGCAGGTCTCAACGTGGTGGCGCTGGAGCGCGGCCCGATGCAGGACACCTACCCGGACGGCAGTTATCCACAGGTGGTCGACGAGTTGACCTACAGCGTGCGCAAGAAGCTGTTTCAGGACATCTCCAAGGAAACCGTGACCATCCGCCACAGCGTCAACGACGTTGCACTGCCCAACCGCCAGTTAGGTGCGTTTCTGCCGGGCAAGGGTGTCGGCGGCGCCGGTCTGCATTGGTCGGGCGTGCACTTCCGTGTCGATCCCATGGAACTGCGCATGCGCAGCCACTACGAGGAGCGCTACGGCAAGCAGTTCATCCCCAAGGACATGACCATCCAGGACTTCGGTGTCAGCTATGAAGAGCTGGAGCCGTTCTTCGATTTCGCCGAAAAAGTCTTCGGCACCTCGGGTCAGGCCTGGACGGTGAACGGCGTGCGGGTCGGCGAAGGCAAGGGTGGCAACCCCTATGCACCGGATCGTTCCAACCCGTTCCCGCTGGCCTCGCAGAAGAACACCGTTTCGGCGCAGTTGTTCCAGAAGGCCGCCGCCGAGGTCGGTTACAAGCCGTACAATCTGCCGTCGGCCAATACATCGGGGCCGTACACCAACCCCTATGGTGCGCAGATGGGCCCCTGCAACTTCTGCGGTTTCTGCAGTGGCTATGTCTGCTACATGTATTCCAAGGCGTCACCGAACGTGAACATCCTGCCGGCGTTGCGCCAGGTCGAAACCTTCGAGTTGCGCACCAACGCCCACGTCCTGCGGGTCAATCTGGACAGCACCAAGCGCAAGGCGACCGGTGTGACCTACGTCGATGCCCAGGGGCGAGAAGTCGAGCAACCGGCGGATTTGGTGATTCTCGGTGCGTTCCAGTTCAACAACGTGCGCCTGATGCTGCTTTCCGGTATCGGCAAGCCCTACGATCCCAAGACCGGCGAAGGTGTGGTCGGCAAGAACTTCGCCTACCAGAACATGGCCACCATCAAGGCCTTCTTCGACAAGGACACCCACACCAACAACTTCATTGGCGCCGGTGGCAACGGTGTGGCGTTCGACGACTTCAATGCCGATAACTTCGACCACGGCCCCCATGGCTTCGTCGGCGGCTCGCCGATGTGGGTCAACCAGGCCGGCAGCCGACCGATCGCCGGCACGGCCAATCCACCGGGCACGCCAGCCTGGGGCAGCGCCTGGAAGAAGGCCACCGCCGACTACTACACCCATCAGGTGTCGATGGACGCCCACGGCGCCCATCAGTCCTATCGCGGCAACTACCTGGACCTGGATCCGGTGTACCGCGATGCCTATGGCCTGCCGTTGCTGCGCATGACCTTCGACTGGCAGGAAAACGACATCAAGATGAACCGCTTCATGGTCGAGAAAATGAGCAAGGTCGCCCAGGCCATGAACCCCAAGACCATTGCCTTGCTGGGCAAGAAGGTCGGTGAGCATTTCAATACCGCCTCCTACCAGACCACCCACCTCAACGGTGGCGCGATCATGGGCACCGACCCCAAGACCAGTGCGATCAACCGCTACCTGCAGTGCTGGGACGTGCACAACGTGTTCGTTCCAGGCGCCTCGGCCTTTCCCCAGGGGTTGGGTTACAACCCTACCGGCCTGGTGGCGGCACTGACCTACTGGTCTGCACGGGCCATTCGCGAGCAGTACCTGAAGAACCCCGGCCCGCTGGTGCAGGCATAAGGAGCGCAGAGATGAACGTTATCCAGATCGCTGCGCTGACCCTGCTCGCCAGTCTGTTGACCAGCCTCCCGGCCAGGGCCGCAGAGTCCGACGACGCCCTGATCGAGCAGGGCCGTTACCTGGCCCGTGCCGGTGACTGCGTGGCCTGCCATACCGCCAAGGGCGGTGCGCCGTTCGCCGGCGGGTTGGGCATGGAGACGCCGATCGGCACGGTTTACTCGACCAACATCACGCCGCACAGCGACGGCATCGGCAACTACAGCTTCGAAGACTTCGACAAGGCCGTGCGCCACGGCATCGGCAAGAGTGGCAGCAGCCTGTATCCGGCCATGCCCTACCCGTCTTATGCACGGGTCAGCGATGCCGACATGCACGCCCTGTACGCCTACTTCATGAAGGGCGTGGCGCCGGTGGCCGAACCGAACAAGCCGACCGACATTCCCTGGCCACTGAGCATGCGCTGGCCGCTGGCGATCTGGCGCGGACTGTTCGCCCCTCCGGTCAGCGCCTATCAGCCGCCGCCGGGCTCCGATCCGGTGATCAGCCGCGGCGCCTACCTGGTCGAGGGGCTTGGGCACTGTGGCGCCTGCCATACCCCGCGGGCGATCACCATGCAGGAGAAGGCCCTGAGCGCCGGCGACAACGCCGACTTCCTGGCTGGCAGCGCACCGCTCGAAGGCTGGATTGCCAAGAGCCTGCGCGGCGATCACAAGGACGGCTTGGGCAGCTGGAGCGAAGAGCAACTGGTGCAGTTTCTCAAGACCGGCCGCAGCGATCGCAGCGCGGTGTTCGGCGGCATGAGCGATGTGGTCGAGCACAGCATGCAGTACATGACCCATGAAGACCTCACGGCCATCGCTCGATACCTGAAGACGCTGCCGGCGGTGGACCGTGCCGACAAGCCCCATGAATACGACGCACGTGTGTCCGACGCATTGTGGAAGGGAGACGACAGCAAGGTCGGTGCCGGGGTGTACATCGACAACTGCGCGGCCTGTCATCGGACCGATGGCCAGGGCTACACCCATGTGTTCCCGGCCTTGGCTGGCAACCCGGTGCTGCAGACCGAGGATGCCAGTTCGCTGATCCATATCGTGCTGGCAGGTGGCACGTTGCCGGCCACTCACACGGCGCCGTCCACCTTCACCATGCCCGGCTTCGCCTGGCGCCTGTCCGATCAGG contains:
- a CDS encoding OsmC family protein; this translates as MKKTASAVWKGDLKTGKGEISTQSGALKSNPYGFNTRFEGQPGTNPEELIGAAHAGCFSMAFSMILGGEGFTPDEIKTSAEVSLDKEGEGFAITAIKLTMSAKIPNIDQAKFEELANKAKEGCPVSKVLNADITLSATLES
- a CDS encoding gamma carbonic anhydrase family protein, with amino-acid sequence MAIRNFQQHTPRLGERAFVDRSAVVIGDVEIGTDSSVWPLTVIRGDMHRIRIGKRTSVQDASVLHITHAGPFNPDGFPLLIGDDVTIGHKVMLHGCTLGNRILVGMGSTVMDGAVVEDDVIIGAGSLVAPGKRLQSGFLYVGSPARQARPLTDKERAFFTYTAGNYVKLKDQHLAEGFDKD
- a CDS encoding DUF1161 domain-containing protein gives rise to the protein MKQLILAMACSVLATTALAAPKPCEDLKAEIEAKIQAQSVTSYTLEIVDNLDAKDPNMVVGTCDNGTRKIVYQKNDD
- a CDS encoding aminopeptidase produces the protein MHEFVVVRRSILAALDRGLRLFVPLCLLFLLNGCSSAGYYGQLMQGQWQLLQAREPVAQILADPSRDPRLREQLQRAQAARDFASEHLHLPDNRSYRLYADIGRPLVVWNVFATPEFSLAPLTHCFPIAGCVAYRGYYSQSGARGEAALQKLAGRDVYVGGVEAYSTLGWFDDPILNTMLGWGDERLATLIFHELAHQRVYVKDDTEFNESFATFVEQEGTRQWRAQRGLPPVASTLVAQRDQFTALVLATRERLAALYAQPLSAQAMRTGKAAEFERLRREYRQLRDGPWQGDRRFDAWINGPMNNAKLLPFGLYDQWVPAFAGLFRQVAGDWRAFYDRAAALGKLPMDERRAELARLGG
- a CDS encoding LLM class flavin-dependent oxidoreductase, with the protein product MTVLTDTKYSVLDLVPVRADHGPARSLHNALDLARHAETWGYNRFWVAEHHNMDGIASSATSVLLGYLAGGTSSIRVGSGGVMLPNHAPLVIAEQFGTLESLYPGRIDLGLGRAPGSDQMTARALRRERSGSADDFPDDVRELMAYLGPRTPDQKVIAVPGSGTNVPIWLLGSSLFSAQLAGMYGLPYAFASHFAPRYMHEAIRVYRAHFQPSEVLDKPYVMLGVPLVAADSDEHADYLATSVYQRILNLMRGQTLVQQPPVKSMEGLWLPHEKAAVGDFLGLAVVGGPAKVRAKLEVLQEQTQADELIFTCDLYEHADRLRSYELLAQVMKG
- a CDS encoding HAD family hydrolase; this translates as MHYQNILFDLDGTLTDPREGITRSIQYALAKLGIDEPDLRNLEHFIGPPLLEQFMHAYGFDEARAWQAVNFYRERFRVTGLYENQIFAGVIALLETLQGQGRHLYIATSKPWEFAREIARHFDFARHFKVIYGSELDGTRTDKVQLIAYIVEQEKLDPAQTLMVGDRKHDLIGARRNGLDCAAVGYGFGSREELVLENPTYHFDTLQALHEAFLQGAG